From the genome of Triticum aestivum cultivar Chinese Spring chromosome 3B, IWGSC CS RefSeq v2.1, whole genome shotgun sequence, one region includes:
- the LOC123069022 gene encoding serine/threonine protein phosphatase 2A 57 kDa regulatory subunit B' kappa isoform codes for MWKQFIGKLSWKSLKSGPGGGGGGGSPTAKSNPMSPRENGAFGKPPASPRSPSGAAGAEGRSREDAFIEKVTICCTVYDFTDRGKDSPEKERKRQVLMSLVDSIGAAEEPLTEAMMSACVRMFAVNLFRVFPPKVRSGTTTSETEEDEPFFDPSWYHLQVVYELLLRFVTSPFVDPKVARKYVDSSFISKLLDLFDSDDPRERDCLKTVLHRIYGKFMGNRPFIRKAVSNIFYRFVSEADHHNGISELLEVFGSVISGFAKPLKEEHKLFLWKALIPLHKPKTVGVYLPQLTYCITQFIEKEPKLAGTVIRGLLKYWPVTNSQKEMMFLGELEEVLELIDMAEFQKCMVPLFRRIATCLNSSHFQVAERALFLWNNEHLFDMISQNRQVIVPIVYPALERNARLHWNQSVLNVTMNVRKMFFDMDERLLLACQSNFQADEEKRAAAEERRRLTWEQLERNARNADPAFRPANTPPSSAPPRVPTVT; via the exons ATGTGGAAGCAATTTATCGGCAAGCTCTCGTGGAAATCGCTGAAATCTGGccctggcggcggaggaggagggggctcgCCCACGGCGAAGTCCAATCCCATGTCTCCCAGGGAGAATGGGGCATTCGGGAAGCCCCCCGCCTCGCCCAGGTCCCCCTCGGGGGCCGCCGGAGCCGAGGGGAGGTCCAGGGAGGACGCCTTCATCGAGAAGGTGACCATTTGCTGCACGGTGTACGACTTCACCGACCGGGGCAAGGACTCGCCGGAGAAGGAGAGGAAGCGGCAGGTCCTCATGTCCCTCGTCGACTCAATTGGCGCCGCCGAGGAGCCCCTCACGGAGGCGATGATGTCGGCGTGCGTGCGCATGTTCGCTGTGAACCTCTTCAGGGTCTTCCCGCCCAAGGTCCGATCAGGCACCACCACGTCGGagacagaggaggacgagccctTCTTTGACCCCTCTTGGTACCACCTGCAAGTTGTGTATGAATTGCTTCTGCGGTTTGTGACCTCGCCATTTGTTGACCCCAAGGTAGCTAGGAAGTATGTGGACAGTTCGTTCATCTCCAAGCTGCTTGACCTGTTTGATTCTGATGATCCCAGAGAGAGGGACTGTTTGAAGACGGTGTTGCACAGGATATATGGAAAATTCATGGGAAACCGACCGTTCATCCGTAAGGCCGTGAGCAATATCTTCTATAGGTTTGTCTCCGAGGCCGACCATCACAATGGGATATCGGAGCTGTTGGAGGTGTTTGGCAGCGTAATAAGTGGGTTTGCAAAGCCATTGAAGGAGGAGCATAAGTTGTTCCTATGGAAAGCGTTGATCCCACTTCACAAGCCTAAGACAGTGGGTGTATATCTGCCGCAGCTGACCTACTGCATAACACAATTTATAGAGAAGGAACCCAAGCTTGCAGGAACTGTGATTAGGGGTCTGTTGAAGTACTGGCCAGTTACAAATAGTCAGAAGGAGATGATGTTCTTGGGGGAGCTAGAAGAAGTGCTTGAGTTGATTGACATGGCTGAGTTTCAGAAGTGCATGGTGCCATTATTCCGGAGGATTGCGACTTGCCTCAATAGCTCCCATTTTCAG GTTGCTGAGAGAGCCTTATTCTTGTGGAATAACGAACATTTGTTCGATATGATCTCCCAAAACCGTCAAGTGATTGTGCCAATTGTATACCCAGCTCTGGAGAGAAATGCACGTTTGCACTGGAACCAATCGGTTCTCAACGTTACTATGAATGTGAGAAAAATGTTCTTCGACATGGACGAGAGATTGCTCCTGGCTTGCCAGAGCAACTTCCAAGCGGACGAAGAGAAGCGAGCCGCAGCGGAGGAGCGTCGAAGGCTCACATGGGAGCAGCTGGAGCGGAATGCCCGGAATGCCGACCCTGCATTCCGACCAGCCAACACGCCCCCTTCTTCGGCCCCTCCGAGAGTCCCCACCGTGACATGA
- the LOC123069023 gene encoding tudor domain-containing protein 3, with product MAAEASSSSAFREDDSLLRPLAARGWRFRDTADESIQALLHASPSPSPEALEADLLDTDLRLFGGKSLPDRAATTATKRLSYLHGPIVLQVVSVRDIYSSRVDASFKNPQQRRLLRFGLTDGISEAVAIEFSPIPFITEEIAPGTKIRLENMIPVNHGILCLSAKNVSVVGGTVQSLYEEWKMNQKFSGLSRPVLRLSQDDDGVGPPPFEKLDIEARPNRTFQLQEYPDQKARNLAVAHDHVSVNSSSKPTNEGSSNMNKENTASKAEPKQSTADIRPKEVSEAVPVQNQAAAQKLLQKMAIPEDRHGRGRFKGRSKQEETPVFTLDEWERRKAGGSMSTAERHIQDTSRDEELARQLQEQLDLEDSHAMPVTSEAERLRMNMFSFNGPEEMGGGRRDFRGRGRGRGRGRGRGRGRF from the exons atggcggcggaagCGTCGAGCTCGTCGGCTTTCCGCGAGGACGATTCGCTCCTGCGGCCCCTCGCCGCGCGTGGGTGGCGCTTCCGTGACACCGCGGACGAGTCCATCCAGGCCCTCCTCCACGCATCCCCCTCCCCGTCGCCGGAGGCCCTGGAGGCCGACCTCCTCGACACGGACCTGAGGCTCTTCGGCGGGAAGTCCCTCCCCGACCGCGCCGCCACCACCGCGACGAAGCGGCTCTCCTACCTCCACGGCCCCATCGTCCTGCAG GTAGTTTCTGTAAGGGATATATATAGCAGCAGAGTCGATGCTTCTTTTAAGAACCCACAGCAACGCCGCCTTCTGCGGTTTGGTCTCACTGATGGTATTTCTGAAGCAGTGGCCATTGAGTTTTCCCCTATCCCGTTCATCACAGAAGAGATAGCCCCAGGTACCAAG ATTCGTCTTGAGAACATGATTCCAGTAAATCATGGCATACTGTGCCTGAGTGCAAAAAATGTGAGCGTCGTCGGGGGAACTGTCCAATCTTTGTATGAGGAATGGAAGATGAACCAGAAATTCTCAGGCTTATCACGCCCAGTATTGAGGTTGTCACAAGATGACGATGGAGTTGGGCCTCCACCATTTGAGAAATTAGATATCGAAGCACGTCCAAACAGGACATTCCAGTTGCAAGAATACCCCG ACCAGAAGGCTAGAAACTTGGCAGTCGCTCATGACCACGTGTCGGTTAATTCCAGTTCAAAACCTACGAATGAGGGTTCAAGTAACATGAACAAAGAGAATACAGCTAGCAAAGCTGAACCCAAACAGTCTACTGCAGATATCAGGCCAAAAGAAG TAAGCGAAGCTGTCCCTGTTCAGAACCAAGCTGCTGCACAGAAACTACTGCAGAAAATGGCTATCCCCGAAGATAGGCATGGTCGGGGTCGATTCAAGGGCAGGAGCAAGCAGGAAGAGACTCCGGTCTTCACCCTTGATGAATGGGAGAGGAGAAAAGCAGGCGGTTCAATGTCCACAGCAGAAAGGCATATACAAGACACCAGTCGAGACGAGGAACTGGCAAGACAACTCCAAGAACAACTAGATCTAGAAGATTCCCAC GCGATGCCCGTGACTTCAGAGGCCGAACGCCTGCGGATGAACATGTTCAGCTTCAATGGCCCTGAAGAAATGGGTGGCGGGAGAAGAGATTTCCGAGGGCGCGGGCGGGGAAGGGGCCGAGGGCGAGGTCGAGGGAGGGGAAGATTTTAG
- the LOC123069024 gene encoding protein PGR, translating to MDPAGVNGGVWIRAAVAVAAGGAIAARAVRRKSVDFTAVFAGVPAMVAHTVAGYRFAGLLLVFFFTASRVTRIGEARKRALDPEFKEGGQRNWKQVLSNSGIASILVVLIALITGGEDKCLDSKESGLITALIGGVIGHYSCCNGDTWSSELGILSKSEPRIITTFKRVRKGTNGGVTIDGLLAAAAAGCSIGLAFVLIGFLTTQCASDVFWRQLLVIPLATAAGLCGSLIDSLLGATVQYSGYCSVRKKVVGVDGPTVRRISGMNILDNNGVNVVSIFLTSLLTALVCTCIF from the exons ATGGATCCGGCCGGCGTCAACGGCGGCGTGTGGATCCGCGCGGCGGTGGCCGTCGCGGCGGGCGGCGCGATCGCGGCGCGCGCCGTCCGGCGCAAGTCCGTCGACTTCACCGCCGTTTTCGCCGGCGTCCCGGCCATGGTGGCGCACACCGTCGCCGGCTACAG GTTTGCGGGGCTGCTGCTGGTCTTCTTCTTCACGGCGTCGAGGGTGACGAGGATCGGCGAGGCCAGGAAGCGTGCGCTCGATCCTGAGTTCAAGGAGGGGGGCCAGCGCAACTG GAAGCAAGTCTTGTCAAACAGTGGTATCGCAAGTATCTTGGTAGTCCTGATAGCACTAATTACTGGAGGTGAAGACAAATGCTTGGATTCAAAAGAGTCGGGTCTTATAACTGCGCTTATTGGTGGTGTTATTGGACATTACTCTTGCTGCAATGGTGATACATGGTCTTCTGAGCTTGGCATACTTAGCAAATCTGAACCACGAATTATCACAACATTCAAG AGGGTGCGGAAGGGGACCAATGGCGGGGTAACCATAGATGGACTtcttgcagcagcagcagctggatgCTCGATTGGGCTTGCATTTGTGCTGATAGGATTCTTAACAACTCAGTGTGCTTCTGATGTATTTTGGAGGCAACTGCTAGTTATACCCTTAGCTACAGCTGCTGGACTATGTGGAAGCCTGATCGATTCATTACTGGGCGCAACGGTTCAGTACAGCGGGTACTGCAGCGTTCGCAAGAAG GTGGTTGGAGTAGATGGTCCAACAGTAAGGAGGATTTCTGGAATGAACATACTGGACAACAACGGCGTCAATGTAGTGTCTATCTTCTTGACAAGTCTGCTTACTGCCTTGGTGTGCACATGCATTTTCTGA